The genomic interval AGGGCGCCGATGCCATCCTGGTGCCGGGTGGCTTCGGCCTGCGCGGTGTGGAAGGCAAGATCGCGGCGGTCAAGTATGCCCGCGAGAACAAGGTTCCCTACCTGGGCATCTGTCTCGGCATGCAGGTGGCGGTCATCGAGTACGCCCGCAACGTGCTGGGCTGGGCGGACGCCAACTCCACCGAGTTCGACAAGGCCTGCGGCCATCCGGTGGTCGGTCTGATCACCGAGTGGCAGGATGCCACTGGCGCCACCGAGACCCGCAGCGAGTCCTCCGACCTGGGTGGAACCATGCGCCTTGGGGCCCAGGACTGCCAGCTGGAGGAGGTCTCCCAGGTACGCCAATGCTACGGCAAGGATGTGATCGTCGAGCGTCACCGCCACCGCTACGAGGTCAACAACAACCTGTTGCCGCAACTGACCGAGGCCGGCCTCAAGATCACCGGCCGCTCCGGTGACGGCGCGTTGGTGGAGGTGATCGAGGTGGCCGACCATCCCTGGTTCGTCGCCTGCCAGTTCCACCCGGAATTCACCTCGACCCCGCGCGACGGCCATCCGCTGTTCAGCGGCTTCGTCAATGCCGCGCTTGCGCAGAAAGCCCGGAAGGCCTGACATGACCCAGAAGACCATTCGAGTCGGCTCTATCGAGATCGCCAACGACAAACCCATGGTGCTGTTCGGCGGGATGAACGTGCTGGAGTCCCGCGATCTGGCGCTGAAGGTCTGCGAGGAGTACGTGCGGGTCACCGAGAAACTCGGCATTCCCTACGTGTTCAAGGCCAGCTTCGACAAGGCCAACCGCTCGTCGATCACGTCCTTCCGCGGCCCCGGTCTGGAAGAGGGCATGCGGATCTTCGAAGAGGTGAAGAAGGCCTTCGGCGTGCCGGTGCTCACCGACGTGCACGAACCCTGGCAGGCGGCTCCGGTGGCGGAGGTCTGCGACATCCTCCAGTTGCCGGCCTTCCTGTCTCGGCAGACCGACCTGGTGGTCGCCATGGCCAAAACCTCCGCGGTGATCAACATCAAGAAGGCCCAGTTCCTCGCCCCTCAGGAGATGAAGCACATCCTCGGAAAGTGCGAGGAGGCCGGCAACGAGCAACTGATCCTCTGCGAGCGCGGCACCTCCTTCGGCTACAACAACCTGGTGGTCGACATGCTTGGCTTCGGCATCATGAAGCAGTTCGGATACCCGGTGTTCTTCGACGTGACCCATGCCCTGCAGATGCCGGGCGGACGCGCCGATTCCGCTGGTGGCCGCCGCGCCCAGGTCTCCGACCTGGCCAAGGCCGGTATCAGCCAGGGGCTGGCCGGATTGTTCCTCGAGGCCCATCCGGACCCCGAGAATGCCAAGTGCGACGGTCCCTGCGCCCTGCGCCTGGACAAGCTCGAGCCCTTCCTCGCTCAACTCGCGCAGCTGGATGCGCTGGTCAAGAAATTCCCGCCAATCGAAACTGCTTGAACCCTGTCGCTTGCAGCTATCTATGGAGTGTTGAACAACAATGGCAAAGATCGTCGACATCAAGGGACGCGAAGTGCTCGACTCCCGTGGCAACCCCACCGTGGAAGCCGACGTGATTCTCGACAATGGCATCATCGGCAGTGCCTGCGCCCCTTCCGGTGCCTCCACCGGCTCCCGCGAGGCACTGGAGCTGCGTGACGGTGACAAGGCCCGTTATCTGGGCAAGGGCGTGCTGAA from Azotobacter salinestris carries:
- the kdsA gene encoding 3-deoxy-8-phosphooctulonate synthase → MTQKTIRVGSIEIANDKPMVLFGGMNVLESRDLALKVCEEYVRVTEKLGIPYVFKASFDKANRSSITSFRGPGLEEGMRIFEEVKKAFGVPVLTDVHEPWQAAPVAEVCDILQLPAFLSRQTDLVVAMAKTSAVINIKKAQFLAPQEMKHILGKCEEAGNEQLILCERGTSFGYNNLVVDMLGFGIMKQFGYPVFFDVTHALQMPGGRADSAGGRRAQVSDLAKAGISQGLAGLFLEAHPDPENAKCDGPCALRLDKLEPFLAQLAQLDALVKKFPPIETA